A genome region from Hevea brasiliensis isolate MT/VB/25A 57/8 chromosome 7, ASM3005281v1, whole genome shotgun sequence includes the following:
- the LOC110669508 gene encoding RING-H2 finger protein ATL16, producing the protein MQPHFDHMAYELKTQQNPILIPPSPASDHASPMLAVAVLSIISTAFLLFGYYMIFVNKCCSNWHQLNLLRWVSVWRARRNEDSFIALSPTLWNRGLDESVIREIPTFQYRREGEGRSIYGCVVCLNEFQEQDMLRVLPNCSHSFHLDCIDIWLQSNANCPLCRSSISGTTRYPIDQIIAPSSSPQGSQPYTDSLMGGDEDFVVIELGGEEEGALLPRRRQERPASREVQMQLRDQSPSKMEQKRGKLKPQKRHHLSIMGDECIDIRGIDDQFSVQPMRRSFSLDSAVDRQLYSGVQATIQQNTHQRGISSNEESSNRVQRSFFPFGHDRVSRKKAVHPIEFKL; encoded by the coding sequence ATGCAACCCCATTTTGATCATATGGCCTATGAGCTCAAAACTCAGCAGAATCCTATCTTGATACCTCCTTCGCCTGCTTCAGACCATGCTTCTCCTATGCTAGCTGTTGCTGTATTAAGCATCATAAGCACAGCTTTCTTGTTATTTGGCTACTATATGATCTTTGTCAACAAATGCTGCTCTAACTGGCACCAACTTAATCTGCTAAGGTGGGTTTCTGTCTGGCGTGCTAGAAGAAACGAAGATTCATTTATAGCTCTCTCTCCAACGCTGTGGAATAGGGGGCTCGATGAATCTGTCATCCGCGAAATCCCAACATTTCAGTATAGAAGAGAAGGTGAAGGGAGAAGCATCTATGGCTGTGTGGTCTGTTTGAATGAATTCCAAGAACAGGATATGCTTAGAGTTCTTCCTAATTGTAGCCACTCATTTCATTTGGATTGCATTGACATTTGGCTTCAAAGCAATGCCAATTGCCCTCTTTGTAGATCAAGCATTTCAGGCACTACTAGGTATCCTATTGACCAGATCATTGCACCAAGTTCTTCACCTCAAGGCTCGCAGCCTTACACTGATAGCCTGATGGGTGGTGATGAAGACTTTGTCGTGATCGAATTGGGTGGAGAAGAGGAAGGAGCTCTTTTGCCTCGCAGGCGACAGGAAAGACCTGCTTCAAGAGAAGTTCAGATGCAACTTAGAGATCAATCGCCATCAAAAATGGAGCAGAAGCGTGGAAAGTTAAAACCACAAAAGCGCCACCATCTCTCGATTATGGGGGATGAGTGTATTGATATAAGAGGGATAGATGATCAATTCTCTGTCCAACCGATGAGGAGATCTTTCTCCTTGGATTCAGCAGTTGATCGACAGCTTTATTCAGGTGTTCAAGCTACTATTCAACAAAATACACATCAAAGAGGGATTAGCAGTAACGAAGAAAGTAGTAACAGAGTTCAGAGATCATTCTTTCCATTTGGTCATGACAGGGTATCCAGAAAAAAGGCAGTTCATCCAATAGAGTTCAAGCTATGA